A genome region from Streptomyces xanthophaeus includes the following:
- a CDS encoding response regulator transcription factor: MTSVLVCDDSPLAREALRRAVATVPGVERVTTAANGEEVLRRWGADRSDLILMDVRMPGLGGVETVRRLLSADPGARIIMLTVAEDLDGVALAVAAGARGYLHKDASRAELRATVTQALADPTWRLAPRRLRSAEMGAAPTLTAREIQVLEGMSHGRSNAEIGRELFLSEDTVKTHARRLFKKLGASDRAHAVALGFRWGLVR, from the coding sequence ATGACATCCGTCCTCGTCTGCGACGACTCCCCGCTTGCCCGAGAGGCGCTCCGTCGCGCGGTTGCCACCGTGCCCGGCGTCGAGCGTGTGACGACGGCTGCCAACGGCGAGGAAGTCCTCCGCCGCTGGGGCGCCGACCGCTCCGACCTGATTCTGATGGATGTACGGATGCCCGGGCTGGGCGGTGTGGAGACGGTCCGTCGGCTGCTCTCGGCCGACCCCGGCGCCCGCATCATCATGCTGACGGTCGCCGAGGACCTGGACGGCGTGGCCCTCGCGGTCGCCGCCGGCGCCCGTGGATACCTGCACAAGGACGCTTCGCGCGCCGAACTGCGGGCCACGGTCACCCAGGCCCTCGCCGACCCGACCTGGCGACTGGCCCCGCGCCGGCTCCGCTCGGCCGAGATGGGCGCCGCGCCCACGCTCACCGCGCGCGAGATCCAGGTGCTGGAGGGCATGAGTCACGGCCGGTCCAACGCGGAGATCGGGCGCGAGCTCTTCCTCTCCGAGGACACGGTCAAGACGCACGCCCGCCGGCTGTTCAAGAAGCTCGGCGCCTCGGACCGGGCGCACGCCGTGGCACTCGGATTCCGCTGGGGTCTGGTCCGCTGA
- a CDS encoding WhiB family transcriptional regulator, producing MADFSRLPGPNADLWDWQLLAACRGVDSSLFFHPEGERGAARSAREASAKEVCMRCPVRSECAAHALAVREPYGVWGGLTEDEREELMGRARHRLIPASSAIGPIAPN from the coding sequence ATGGCAGATTTCTCCCGCCTCCCCGGACCGAACGCCGACCTCTGGGACTGGCAGCTGCTAGCCGCCTGCCGCGGGGTCGACAGCTCCCTCTTCTTCCACCCGGAAGGCGAGCGGGGCGCGGCCAGGAGCGCGCGCGAGGCCTCGGCTAAAGAGGTCTGCATGAGATGCCCGGTGCGTTCGGAATGCGCCGCGCACGCACTCGCCGTCCGAGAGCCCTACGGGGTGTGGGGCGGCCTCACCGAGGACGAGCGCGAGGAACTGATGGGCCGCGCCCGGCATCGCCTGATCCCCGCATCGAGTGCGATCGGACCGATCGCGCCGAACTGA
- a CDS encoding LysR family transcriptional regulator, giving the protein MIEARHLRVLRAVAGTGSFSAAARELGCTQPAVSQQMKALEQSAGTPLLIRTGREMRLTQAGEALVRHAAGILAGLTAAEEEVAAIAGLRAGRVRLVSFPSGSSTLVPTALAAMRAEHPGTRISLVEAEPPRSVEMLREGDCDLALAFRYGGASHSAAEWDDLVVRPLLTDRLVGLVPEGHRLAGAERVGMAELADEPWIAGCPRCRRHLVDVCEGAGFTPRIDFATDDYPAVVGLVGAGLGVAVLPELAVESVRAKGVSTVAVEPAVEREIVALTLPDLARVPAVAATLAELERAAAR; this is encoded by the coding sequence GTGATCGAAGCACGCCATCTCCGGGTTCTGCGCGCCGTCGCCGGGACCGGGTCCTTCTCCGCCGCCGCCCGCGAGCTCGGCTGCACCCAGCCCGCTGTCTCCCAGCAGATGAAGGCGCTGGAGCAGTCGGCCGGCACCCCGCTGCTCATCCGCACCGGCCGCGAGATGCGGCTGACCCAGGCGGGCGAGGCCCTGGTCCGCCATGCCGCGGGGATCCTCGCCGGGCTGACCGCCGCCGAGGAGGAGGTCGCGGCCATCGCGGGGCTGCGCGCGGGCCGGGTCCGGCTCGTGTCCTTCCCCAGCGGCAGCTCCACGCTGGTGCCGACCGCGCTCGCGGCGATGCGCGCCGAGCACCCCGGGACCCGTATCTCGCTGGTCGAGGCGGAGCCGCCGCGCTCGGTGGAGATGCTGCGCGAGGGCGACTGCGACCTGGCGCTGGCCTTCCGTTACGGCGGGGCGTCCCATTCCGCCGCGGAGTGGGACGACCTCGTGGTGCGGCCGCTGCTGACCGACCGGCTCGTCGGGCTGGTCCCGGAGGGGCACCGGCTGGCCGGGGCGGAGCGCGTGGGCATGGCGGAGCTGGCGGACGAGCCCTGGATCGCGGGCTGTCCGCGCTGCCGCCGCCATCTGGTGGACGTGTGCGAGGGCGCGGGCTTCACCCCGCGCATCGACTTCGCCACCGACGACTACCCGGCGGTGGTCGGCCTGGTAGGCGCCGGGCTGGGCGTGGCGGTGCTGCCGGAGCTCGCGGTGGAGTCCGTCCGGGCCAAGGGTGTGAGCACGGTGGCGGTGGAGCCGGCCGTCGAGCGGGAGATCGTGGCGCTGACCCTGCCCGACCTGGCCCGGGTGCCGGCCGTGGCCGCGACCCTGGCCGAGCTGGAGCGGGCCGCCGCGCGCTGA
- a CDS encoding MOSC domain-containing protein has protein sequence MQLISVNLGRATAVDYTDAEGGVTGIGKRPVPGPVRVAAPGPRSTGLGSGLEGDTVCDRRYHGGDHQAVYAYAREDLDLWERELGRELPGGLFGENLTTSGIDLNTARIGDRWQVGADVVLEVAAARIPCRTFQGAMGEAGWVKRFTQEARPGAYLRVIEEGSVSPGDPIRIIHRPDHDVTVQLWFRAFTTERALMPLTLAAGEAMAPEAHERVRLYVEKYGAGAGAR, from the coding sequence ATGCAATTGATCTCTGTGAACCTCGGCCGCGCCACGGCCGTCGACTACACGGACGCGGAGGGCGGGGTGACGGGCATCGGCAAGCGTCCCGTCCCCGGACCGGTCCGCGTCGCCGCCCCGGGCCCCAGGTCCACCGGCCTCGGCAGCGGCCTGGAGGGTGACACCGTCTGCGACCGGCGCTACCACGGCGGTGACCACCAGGCCGTCTACGCGTACGCCCGCGAGGACCTGGACCTGTGGGAGCGCGAGCTGGGCCGCGAGCTGCCCGGAGGCCTCTTCGGCGAGAACCTCACCACCTCCGGCATCGACCTGAACACCGCGCGGATCGGCGACCGCTGGCAGGTCGGCGCCGACGTCGTCCTCGAAGTGGCCGCGGCCCGCATCCCGTGCCGGACCTTCCAGGGAGCCATGGGCGAGGCCGGCTGGGTCAAGCGGTTCACCCAGGAGGCCCGGCCGGGTGCGTATCTGCGGGTGATCGAGGAAGGTTCGGTCTCCCCCGGCGACCCGATCCGGATCATCCACCGGCCGGACCACGACGTGACGGTGCAGCTGTGGTTCCGCGCCTTCACCACCGAGCGGGCCCTGATGCCGCTCACCCTGGCCGCGGGCGAGGCGATGGCGCCGGAGGCCCACGAGCGGGTTCGCCTGTACGTGGAGAAGTACGGGGCGGGGGCCGGGGCGAGGTAA